GTTGGTCAGACATAACAAACCCTCTCTGCGTCTGCACTTCAAGGACACCTTGCTGTCCCCAAGCCCCAAAATACCTAAACCAAAAGCCTTTGAGAGGAGGGGCAAACTcggggtaattacatcattaaccaAAGTTATAATTGCAGAACTAACCCTGAAATACAAATGGGCCAAagttataaaagtgtgaagaacctgTGAGCccgggtccatcttgggtggagGCTTTGGGCTGCCTGGGGGGCACCTTGGAAGGCCCTTCCAATAAATACCTGCCTTTATTCTCCTCTTCCTGCCtggcctctgttttcaggtagccacCTCGAGGCACCCAGGTTCCAGCCCAGACGGTCACAAACGTCACCCTCCAGCAGGAGCAACCGCTTCCAAGGAGGATCACAACCCtcagcccctcttcccagggcacagctgctccaaaGGGATGAAGCCGTTCCCGTATCCATGGAATGCTCCCCGTCCCACATCCCGTCTCCCTGACGGGCACAGCCCTCTCCGGCTCCTTCCCCTGGAAGGTTTCAGGGTGAGTAGGCTGGGAACACCTTCCCGTTTAATTAAACTGCAGAGTTAATTCTGCAATGACTCAGAGCTGCGTGTGGCTCCCACCCCACCAGCTCCTCCGAGTCTGGAATCCTGAGggattccagcagctcctgcctggcacagggcacTCTCCGAGCCctcccagccattccctgcagagccagggacaCAGTCCTGAGGGTTTACCACACTCATGGGTGTTAAAAAGTGGATATTCCCATAAGGGAATGGTTTCCTAGAGAAAGGAGTCTTCCCCCGTGGGTTGGAGCAGAGCTTGGTCCATAAGCCTGGACCCACAGGCCCTCGCagaccccctggcaccccactaagggggtctgggggagtcTCGGCGCTGTCCCTCTCCTCTGCCAAAGCTATGGGAAGGGGGGACCTCAGCTCCCGCTCCTCTCTCCACCAAAGGGGTCTGAgggagctccagctcctccttccctctgggAAGTGGGGTGTccctcagccccctccctcAGGGGCCTGGGGCTTCCTCAAGTCCCCCCTCCACAGGCTGAGGTCCCTCAGCCCCCCAGGAATGGGGGGGTCCCCCTGCTCCTCTTCGGGGCTCGATCTCCCTCGGCTCCCCCTTCTGAGGCTGGGgaccctcctcttcccccaggggctgcgggggtcccccagcccccctcagGGACCAGGGGATCGCCCAGCTCCCTCCTAAGGGGACTGGGGGAAGTCTCCTCAGCGTCCTCCCTCAGCCCCCACCCCAGAGACCGTGACCTCCTCAGGGGCCGAGGTTCCCCCTCAGTGTCCCTTCAAGGACCGGGGTCCCCGCTCAGGAGCCGGGGGTCCCTCACTCCCCGCCGGGGGCTGAGGTCTCTCAGCCGCCTCTCAGCCCCCTGAGGGGTCGGGGTCCCTCATTCCCCATCAGGGACTGGGGTGCCCCTCTCTCCCCCTGAGGGGTCGAGGTCTCTCAGGCCCCCCTCAGACCCTTCAGGGCTCGGGTGGTCCCTACgcacccccccgcccccggggGCCGGGCCGCACCTTGAGCGTCACATCGCAGAGCTTTCCCTGCCGCCGGATCTCGCCCATCACTCCATACCCACGGCTGGGCAGGTCTCCCACCGAGAAATGCACCAGATCCTCGGGATCCAGCTCCGGgtccgccgccaccgccgccgcttCCAGCATCGTCCCGGCCACTCCCGTGCCGCTGCCGTCCCGCTTCGCCCCCGCCGCGCGCtggccccgcccggccgccgTATGCGGAGCCACTTCCGGGCTCTCCCGGAAGTTGCCGTTGCCATGGAGAACCCGGAAGTGAACGCTGCCATGGCGACCCCGGACGCCACGCCAAGCCCAGCTGTAGAGGGGTCGCAGGTGGGACAGGGACCGGGGGGTGCCCGGGGGGTCGCCCTCCCCTCCTCAAGGGGTGATCGGAGGTCGTATCCCCGCACAGGCGGTATCAGCCCTCCAGGCATTGCCCCCCTTCCCCCGGGCATCACCCCTCACACACCTCGGGAGGTGCCTTGGAAagtcacaggatggtttgggttggaagggaccttaaggatcattcCGTTCCCACCCCGTGTCTCCGGGTGCCCTTCTCACGTGCAGTCGGCTTTGTTTCTCACTGGCAGGAGGAAGAtgagcaggaggggctggaagaGAGTCAAAGCTCCACATCCAAAGCAGAGACCGAACAAAGGGTAATTCCAACCGGGCCCAgccagaatcctggaatggtttgggttggaagggaccttaaagttcatcccatcccacccctgccgtgggcagggacacctcccgctgtcccaggctgctcccagccccgacCAAGCTCCCTTGGGCAcagccagggatgcaggggcagccccagctgctctgggcaccctgttccTTCCCATCTCCTCGTGTAAATAGCCCCTCCCAGGAATAGTTTCTTTTGTCCTTGCGTGTCCAAAGCCCCCCACAGGGCCTTGCTGCAGCAAGGGAAATGCCACTCGCTCAGAATTGGTTCTCTCCCTGGCTCATAGCGgagttttccccccaaatttccccttcctcctttccctgctgtgtGTCTTGCTTTGAAGAAGTCATTCACAGCTGCTCCAACACTTGGTTCTGGGTTTTTTCGGACAGAGTTCTGTGGCCTCTGTGAACTCCCAAGACCAGGAGCTAGACCAAGACcaagagcaggagaaggagcaggcTGAGGACGAGGAAAGCATCATTTCCTCACGGCTCTCTGACACGGAGCCCAAGGGTGACGCCCCCAGGTATCACCCAAACGTTCCCCTGGTTTAAATCCAACAAGTCCTGCCTCAGCTCAAACCTCCACGTTTCGTTTTAGAGCAGTCCCAGCAGGTGAAGTGTGAGAGGTCACAAAAATCCTGAATGTACCAGAAATCCCCAAGATTTTGTCCCAAGCTAGAAGTTGTCACTACACAATTATTGAGCACGGGCTGTCTGGAGGAAGTGACTGAGGGAAAACGTGGGATCTACGCATTCCAGGGGTTTAAAAATCCTCAGTGCACGTGGCTGTAGCAGCTGGAtggtccctgtgccctcctgggGTGGGTTTTATCCTCCAGCCTGTGGATATTTCCTGCAGGAAATTGCCAATCAGCTGTTTTTTGGGAATTGAAATGACTTTAAAAAAGGCTGCGTGTGACCAAAGAAAATCCCTCTCCTACTCCTGCAAACATTTTGCTTTCCAAGGCtaagaggaagaaaccctgTGTGTATCCAACACTCCTGGGCCTGGTACACATGAGGAAATCAGGAAATCAGGATCAGTTTGACCCTCCTCTTCCCACATCCTCCGTTTTCCAAGCAGGACAAGGCTGGAAGGAATTTTCAGCAACCCCTTGCCCGCAGCTGCTTTTAGTGGGGAATAAAAACTGCAGCTGCATAATGGCCAAcacttgatttttaaatttgacTCCTCTGCCTCACCTTTAGCTGACAAACACTATAAATTTCACTTTAGGCAATGCAAgattctccttttcctctcctcagAGCACCAAAGCGAGTCCAGGCGTTCGTGCGGGTCAAGCCAACAGCTCATTTTGCCCAAAATATGATCAAGCTCGGGTCAGACAACAAGGTAGAGTAAAAGAAGTTGGAAGTGGGAAAGATTTGGGGTTTGAGGCCAgcttttcccatgggaaaaCAGGATTTTTCCATCCCTTGAGGCCACGGGTAACAGTTTGGGGGGTGCTGCTTCACGTGTTCCTGCTTGGCAGTGGTTGTGTCACGGCGAGGGTGAGCATGGAAAATGCACTTCCCGTGGTACAGTCACCAGGAAAACCCTCAACAGGACTGGGACTGGCTGATCCAGGAGGAATTCCCAGTGATAACCACAATTTGGCACAGTCTGTTTCTATCCCCTCATATGCAAATCCCTCCCTCTGCCTTCTCTTGCTTAATTAAGAATTTCCCTGAGGCACAGGAAGTTAAACAGATGAGCTTAACcacatttcctttttattgGTGATATTTATCACCAGAAATCCAAGAGCATTACCAGATATTTTTAGGACATCTAGAACTATCCAAGGCAGTAAAATAACCCTGTTATTTGTGCTCCCTCTTCTGCTTAACCCCAGGCCCTCGACTGCTGAAAATCCTCAGGGCTGCTGAGTTGATCTTCCTCTCTTTTTGGCTTGCAGAGCATCGATATCTACATCCGAAAGAGTCCCAGGGGAGGAGCTGTGAATAACTCTCACACTGACTGGTCCTTCAAGCTGGATGGGCTTCTCCACAACACTTCCCAGAAAATGGTTTATGAGACCGTGGCCAAGGACTTGGTGGCCAAAGCTTTGCAGGGCTATAATGGTGATTTATTGCAATTTTGATTATTTTGATCATAAAAAGAGACTGGATTTGAGGAGAGATCCATTTGTTCTGTTGGAGGCTCCCTCCCCAGTTTATTCTTttgcttttgaatttttttttttttaggcacCATCATGTGCTATGGGCAGACTGGTGCTGGCAAAACCTACACCATGACTGGAGTGACCTCTGACTACAGACGCCGAGGGATCATCCCCAGAGCTATCCATCAGGTATCCAACTGGATCTGGGTGGGAAAAGAGGTGGGAGAAACACCAAGGAACACTCTGGCATCAGCTCTTGCTGATATCCAAGTGTTTTAACACAGTGAATATGTTTTatgtggttttttccccctcattttacCCAAGGGATGATGGTTAAAGAGTGAAGGAGTTTTATTGGCATTCTCACAGGTTGTTCCTCTTTAGTTGCTGTTTAAGTTCTTGCTGCTCCCCAGATGTCACTGAGCCTTCGGAAGAGGTGTTTTCCAAAGTGTCCTTTTGTGAAATCAGGTTAAAACTGATCATaaaattgttaaaaaaacaCCTCTAAGGCACAgagacactggcacagagcagctgtggctgcccctggatccctggcagtgttcaaggccaggctggacattggggctgggagcagcctgggacagtgggaggtgtccctgcccgtggcaggggtgggatgggatgggctttaaggtcgtttccaacccaaaccattccagaattccatgattctataggATCATTGAATCCAAATCCAAGCTGAGCCCTCAGGGACCACAGCTCAGATTtagccccacacagccccagctgcacTTGGAGCTGTTCAGAACTATCTCTGTATAAATATCTATATTACATAGCTTTAGATCTTGTATACATCTTAGTgtgtttatttccattttatatCTATTCATACTTTATGtctatttatatttttaccTGTTTCTATTTTATATCTATTTATATCTTGCACCTATTTATATCACACCATTTATATCTCCTATCAACATCTACATAAATATCTCCTCTGAAAAGCCACAAATACCTACAAGTTCTGCCTGTGAACGGACACAAACCCTTTGTCTTTGTGCAGATCttcaaagcagctgcagaattccTCAATGTCATGGTCACTGTCCGAATTTCCTACCTGGAGATCTACAACGAGACCTTGTTCGACCTCCTGGCGCCGGGGCTGGCCCAAGGGTGCAGGGACACCCAGCTGGTGGTCAGGGATGGCCCCCAGGGGGTTTATGTCAAGGGGCTCTCCATCCACCCCGTCAGCCGTGAGGAGGAGGCCCTGCACCTCCTTTTTGAGGCAAGAGAAGCCAAATATTCCATTGGATCCCACGGTTGTGGGTGTTGGCTGAGGGAGGAGGCGGAAAAGCGGGAGTGGGTGGCCAAGATGGTGGAAGGAGGTTCAACCGCCCCTCTTGAGTGTGGGTAGAACGACTGGGAACTCTTGATCTTGCAAGGAAAATGTCCCTGGCTCAGGGATTCTGGAAGATGCTCCAAGAAAAGGTGATTTGGGAtggtcctggcactgctggaattcccagcagggctgttcAGGGTGAGAGATTTGTGAGGGGTCTTTGATTACTTAGATCAGCATCTGTCTTTCCCTCATGGCTGCTTCAGTTCTTGAGGAAATCAGGGATAAATAATTGGATCTGGATGCAGGAATTCTCAGCCAGGGCCATCTGGTGTCCTTAAAGTCTTTCTCTGGCCTTTTAAATGACACGGTGCTGTCCTGGGCTCTGGAATGTGCAGGgactgcctttttctttttaaagagtagaaggaatgtGATGATGGCTGGGAAAGCTGGGAacatccagcctggagaagagaagagtccagggagagctgggagccccttgcagggcctaaaggggctccaggagagctggagagggactggggacaaggcctggagggacaggacccagggaatggcttcccactgccagagggcagtgctggatgggagattgggaattgggaattgctggctgggagggtggggaggggctgggctggaattgccagagcagctgtggctgcccctggatccctggcagtgcccaaggccaggctggacattggggctgggagcagcctggaacagtggaaggtgtccctgcccatccaTGGGGTGGTAATGGGATGAtccttaagatcccttccaacatCCCTTTGTGTTCCTGTCAGAGGTTCAGATCCGTGGCCATTTGAAGCTTGGGGAGCTCTTTGCTTTTCCAGTCATCAGGAAATGGGAAGAGCCACAGAGATGTTGCCTGGCTTATCCTCAAAAAGCCACAGTTCCATGAGCTGAGCCTGGAATTTTCTCTCCATTGGCAGGGTGAGACCAACAGAGTGATAGGAGAGCACACCCTGAATAAGAATTCCTCCAGATCCCACTGCATCTTCACTTTGTACATTGAGGTGAGAGCTCCAGCCTTGTTCCTACTCACTGAAATGCCTTCCTAGGATTCAAGAGGACCtttgcagttctggtttttcctgtgtttcagttttgtCTGCTCCTAAGTGCAGGttctcttcttctctccctcAGTGTCGTTCCAGAGATTACACAAATCGCAAATGCCTTAAATCTAAAATCACCTTAATTGACCTGGCAGGATCCGAGAGACTGAGCAAGACTGGGGTGAGTGATGGGAGCTGCTCGGGTCCCTTTGGAGCCCACACTGTGGAAaaacagggaagggaacggagctggggaggggctggagaattcctgagggagctgggaaaggggctcagcctggagcaaaggagggtcaggggggaccttgtggctctgcacaagtccctgacaggagggggcagccgggggggtcgggctctgctcccagggaacagggacaggaggagagggaatggcctcaggctgggccagggcagggtcaggttggatattgggagcattcctcctggaaagggctgtccagccctggcacagctgcccagggcaggggtggaggcCCCCCCCCTGGAGTGATGTAACATCCATGTgaatgtggcacctggggacatggtcaggggtggccttggcagggctgggggatggttggactcgatctaagaggccttttccaacctcagcaaTTCCCTGATTCCATGCCATTCCGTGTTGATCAGAACCAAAATGGCATCAAGCCTGTGACAAACACACAGTTTACCCTTTGGGAAGGAAATGCAAATCCTTGTAGACTTGTAATGGAAAACCGTGGTTTAGGAAAACTCCTTTCCAAACTGAGGAAAGCTCCAGATGATGAATTTTTGGGGCCTGAATTAACTCCTGACCCTCGGAGTCAGCACTTTCCCCCTTGACAGGGAATATCCTCTCTCCTGTTGTTTCCCCATTATGGAATCTTTTCCTGTTGGTCTCCGTTGCAGTCGGAAGGGCAGCTCCGGGTCGAAGCCTCCTACATCAACAAATCCCTGTTGTTCCTGGAGCAGTTCGTCATCGCCCTGGCCGACCCCAAGCGGGAGCACATTCCCTTCCGCCAGAGCAAACTCACCCACGTCCTCAAGGACTCGCTGGGTAAGAGCTGGGAATTCCAACAGCTCCTGGGAAACTGGGGTTTCAGGCAGCAGATCAAGTCCTAAGGCTGTAATTCATCATGGAaccctggaatggtttgggttggaagggaccttgaagctcacccagtgccacccctgccatggcagggatacctcccactgtcccaggctgctccaagtgtccagcctggccttgggcactgccaaggatccaggggcagccacagctgctccggGCATCCTGAAAAACAGAACCTTCATAAACACCTGGAACTCAGAGTTTTCATTCCCATCTTCTCCCTGCATCCTCATTCCGTGAGACACAAATTTCCCCGTTATTTTTAAGTCACTCTGTGTCTCTTTTTCTGTGCCCTTTAGAGGGACAGTTACACTCTGGCTGTGTCCTCTGTGCTTCTTCAAACTGAAAGTAGCCTTgggtgggatactgggaaggaattcctggctgggagggtgggcaggccctggcacagggtgcccagagcagctgtggctgcccctggatccctggcagtgcccaaggccaggttggacacttGGAgtaccctgggacagtgggaggtgtccctgcccatggcaggggtggcactggatgatccctgaagtcccttccaccccaaccCATTCTGTAATTCCTCTCCTCTGATTTAATCAGCACATCCTATCAGACActgcagaaaaggaaacaacaaaaacatcacCCCAAATTGtgttatttgctttatttttgttatcATTTCTTCCCAGGGGGAAACTGCAACACTGTGCTGGTGACGAACATCTATGGGGAAGCATCTCACGTGGAAGAGACTGTGAGTTGAGGGGATTCCTGCAGAATCCAAGCCTTGCTCCTGCTTGGTTTTAAGGAACAGTCTTTGGAGGCTTTTGGCAGGGAAACATCCCAAACTTTGGAGAGCTCCTCTTATCCCAAAGGCTCAAAACCAGACTCCTGTCACATGagagcctgcagcacagcaggcaggagctgctcagatTTAAGCTCACTGGAgagttgttgttattattattattattattattattattattattattattattattattattatttgatgTGTTTCCATGGGACATCACATCACGGACTCACTGGAATTGCCCCAgttcccagcagagctgagctggctccttgctggagcagggatcagGAGGAACCTCCCAGGAGGTTGTTTTTTAACCTGTGAAATGATAAAATAGGTGAAAATCCCCCTGTGGGAACTGGATCCGTAGCAAACAGGAGGGAATCACCTGGAGCAGTTCATACCTTTTAGATTTCTCTGCTCCTGGATCTGATGGAATTAAGTAGAAAATACTAGGAAAATGATATCTCTGCCCAAATCtctctgatttcctttaaatccattgttttccagctgtCTTCCCTTCGCTTTGTCACCAGGATGAACTGGGTGACAGCTGAGCCTGTCCCCAACGAGCCCTTTTGCCAGGAGGTATGgacagcaggggctggaggaagGGGGATTATCCCAGATTCGTTCATATTTAGGATAACACCCttaaaaagcagaggaaaatcgGGTAGTTTCATAAACGACCCTTCCTCAGCCAAGCTGACACTGCTGGTTTTAGGTGGGTGATGAAAGGGATCAATATTAATCCCTTTTTCTGGGGAGTGAATGACAGTTCCCTGTTCTGAGGCACAGCCATGCAGGTGCTCAC
This genomic interval from Aphelocoma coerulescens isolate FSJ_1873_10779 chromosome 2, UR_Acoe_1.0, whole genome shotgun sequence contains the following:
- the KIF9 gene encoding kinesin-like protein KIF9 isoform X1; translation: MHQILGIQLRVRRHRRRFQHRPGHSRAAAVPLRPRRALAPPGRRMRSHFRALPEVAVAMENPEVNAAMATPDATPSPAVEGSQEEDEQEGLEESQSSTSKAETEQRSSVASVNSQDQELDQDQEQEKEQAEDEESIISSRLSDTEPKGDAPRAPKRVQAFVRVKPTAHFAQNMIKLGSDNKSIDIYIRKSPRGGAVNNSHTDWSFKLDGLLHNTSQKMVYETVAKDLVAKALQGYNGTIMCYGQTGAGKTYTMTGVTSDYRRRGIIPRAIHQIFKAAAEFLNVMVTVRISYLEIYNETLFDLLAPGLAQGCRDTQLVVRDGPQGVYVKGLSIHPVSREEEALHLLFEGETNRVIGEHTLNKNSSRSHCIFTLYIECRSRDYTNRKCLKSKITLIDLAGSERLSKTGSEGQLRVEASYINKSLLFLEQFVIALADPKREHIPFRQSKLTHVLKDSLGGNCNTVLVTNIYGEASHVEETLSSLRFVTRMNWVTAEPVPNEPFCQEVSVKALEEEIQLLKQELNMQNFIANHSFISYKPLTAAQREEIRSQVQKYLRGVIKEIDIVNVRQIQEVFRQFKVIVSQQEEEVEFRLRSKYGLGHGDFAADSEAKAEWRSALHTEEAQDNQEDTGRGDEGDEDLELEEDEEALEGSPPVSPVPDGKKEAKKGDEQLVKERGGSPPPEPGQDESSPLESSTKDVDEEEEGSVQDSDEEVPISSSGEDSQKPGSPSSKEEAFELFKKEAGREIHQIFRENKRILISRKKRSCSVAHRINHNKQQMEGITEALEAWKQKQSQKGELVDEEGKMIIKGRELSLILKLKELKEAHRAGFAELQDLKAEIQYCQQLVDKCRKRLISEFEIWYNESFLIPEHVRETLKPGGNTRAGMIPINRVTCLDEDEQDRSERMQETVLPESPGSESFYRARMKTEQKHTFNRTMAALQKMSRKPGLVTAAGKKKALSFLPIT
- the KIF9 gene encoding kinesin-like protein KIF9 isoform X2 — encoded protein: MHQILGIQLRVRRHRRRFQHRPGHSRAAAVPLRPRRALAPPGRRMRSHFRALPEVAVAMENPEVNAAMATPDATPSPAVEGSQEEDEQEGLEESQSSTSKAETEQRSSVASVNSQDQELDQDQEQEKEQAEDEESIISSRLSDTEPKGDAPRAPKRVQAFVRVKPTAHFAQNMIKLGSDNKSIDIYIRKSPRGGAVNNSHTDWSFKLDGLLHNTSQKMVYETVAKDLVAKALQGYNGTIMCYGQTGAGKTYTMTGVTSDYRRRGIIPRAIHQIFKAAAEFLNVMVTVRISYLEIYNETLFDLLAPGLAQGCRDTQLVVRDGPQGVYVKGLSIHPVSREEEALHLLFEGETNRVIGEHTLNKNSSRSHCIFTLYIECRSRDYTNRKCLKSKITLIDLAGSERLSKTGSEGQLRVEASYINKSLLFLEQFVIALADPKREHIPFRQSKLTHVLKDSLGGNCNTVLVTNIYGEASHVEETLSSLRFVTRMNWVTAEPVPNEPFCQEVSVKALEEEIQLLKQELNMQNFIANHSFISYKPLTAAQREEIRSQVQKYLRGVIKEIDIVNVRQIQEVFRQFKVIVSQQEEEVEFRLRSKYGLGHGDFAADSEAKAEWRSALHTEEAQDNQEDTGRGDEGDEDLELEEDEEALEGSPPVSPVPDGKKEAKKGDEQLVSPSSKEEAFELFKKEAGREIHQIFRENKRILISRKKRSCSVAHRINHNKQQMEGITEALEAWKQKQSQKGELVDEEGKMIIKGRELSLILKLKELKEAHRAGFAELQDLKAEIQYCQQLVDKCRKRLISEFEIWYNESFLIPEHVRETLKPGGNTRAGMIPINRVTCLDEDEQDRSERMQETVLPESPGSESFYRARMKTEQKHTFNRTMAALQKMSRKPGLVTAAGKKKALSFLPIT
- the KIF9 gene encoding kinesin-like protein KIF9 isoform X5 — protein: MHQILGIQLRVRRHRRRFQHRPGHSRAAAVPLRPRRALAPPGRRMRSHFRALPEVAVAMENPEVNAAMATPDATPSPAVEGSQEEDEQEGLEESQSSTSKAETEQRSSVASVNSQDQELDQDQEQEKEQAEDEESIISSRLSDTEPKGDAPRAPKRVQAFVRVKPTAHFAQNMIKLGSDNKSIDIYIRKSPRGGAVNNSHTDWSFKLDGLLHNTSQKMVYETVAKDLVAKALQGYNGTIMCYGQTGAGKTYTMTGVTSDYRRRGIIPRAIHQIFKAAAEFLNVMVTVRISYLEIYNETLFDLLAPGLAQGCRDTQLVVRDGPQGVYVKGLSIHPVSREEEALHLLFEGETNRVIGEHTLNKNSSRSHCIFTLYIECRSRDYTNRKCLKSKITLIDLAGSERLSKTGSEGQLRVEASYINKSLLFLEQFVIALADPKREHIPFRQSKLTHVLKDSLGGNCNTVLVTNIYGEASHVEETLSSLRFVTRMNWVTAEPVPNEPFCQEVSVKALEEEIQLLKQELNMQNFIANHSFISYKPLTAAQREEIRSQVQKYLRGVIKEIDIVNVRQIQEVFRQFKVIVSQQEEEVEFRLRSKYGLGHGDFAADSEAKAEWRSALHTEEAQDNQEDTEGKRWEPSS
- the KIF9 gene encoding kinesin-like protein KIF9 isoform X3, giving the protein MHQILGIQLRVRRHRRRFQHRPGHSRAAAVPLRPRRALAPPGRRMRSHFRALPEVAVAMENPEVNAAMATPDATPSPAVEGSQEEDEQEGLEESQSSTSKAETEQRSSVASVNSQDQELDQDQEQEKEQAEDEESIISSRLSDTEPKGDAPRAPKRVQAFVRVKPTAHFAQNMIKLGSDNKSIDIYIRKSPRGGAVNNSHTDWSFKLDGLLHNTSQKMVYETVAKDLVAKALQGYNGTIMCYGQTGAGKTYTMTGVTSDYRRRGIIPRAIHQIFKAAAEFLNVMVTVRISYLEIYNETLFDLLAPGLAQGCRDTQLVVRDGPQGVYVKGLSIHPVSREEEALHLLFEGETNRVIGEHTLNKNSSRSHCIFTLYIECRSRDYTNRKCLKSKITLIDLAGSERLSKTGSEGQLRVEASYINKSLLFLEQFVIALADPKREHIPFRQSKLTHVLKDSLGGNCNTVLVTNIYGEASHVEETLSSLRFVTRMNWVTAEPVPNEPFCQEVSVKALEEEIQLLKQELNMQNFIANHSFISYKPLTAAQREEIRSQVQKYLRGVIKEIDIVNVRQIQEVFRQFKVIVSQQEEEVEFRLRSKYGLGHGDFAADSEAKAEWRSALHTEEAQDNQEDTGRGDEGDEDLELEEDEEALEGSPPVSPVPDGKKEAKKGDEQLVKERGGSPPPEPGQDESSPLESSTKDVDEEEEGSVQDSDEEVPISSSGEDSQKPGSPSSKEEAFELFKKEAGREIHQIFRENKRILISRKKRSCSVAHRINHNKQQMEGITEALEAWKQKQSQKGELVDEEGKMIIKGRELSLILKLKELKEAHRAGFAELQDLKAEIQYCQQLVDKCRKRLISGSRQPCQEKELGHSSAGEIPANSWWAPPWNLWIQTTPAVSLDLPL
- the KIF9 gene encoding kinesin-like protein KIF9 isoform X4, whose translation is MHQILGIQLRVRRHRRRFQHRPGHSRAAAVPLRPRRALAPPGRRMRSHFRALPEVAVAMENPEVNAAMATPDATPSPAVEGSQEEDEQEGLEESQSSTSKAETEQRSSVASVNSQDQELDQDQEQEKEQAEDEESIISSRLSDTEPKGDAPRAPKRVQAFVRVKPTAHFAQNMIKLGSDNKSIDIYIRKSPRGGAVNNSHTDWSFKLDGLLHNTSQKMVYETVAKDLVAKALQGYNGTIMCYGQTGAGKTYTMTGVTSDYRRRGIIPRAIHQIFKAAAEFLNVMVTVRISYLEIYNETLFDLLAPGLAQGCRDTQLVVRDGPQGVYVKGLSIHPVSREEEALHLLFEGETNRVIGEHTLNKNSSRSHCIFTLYIECRSRDYTNRKCLKSKITLIDLAGSERLSKTGSEGQLRVEASYINKSLLFLEQFVIALADPKREHIPFRQSKLTHVLKDSLGGNCNTVLVTNIYGEASHVEETLSSLRFVTRMNWVTAEPVPNEPFCQEVSVKALEEEIQLLKQELNMQNFIANHSFISYKPLTAAQREEIRSQVQKYLRGVIKEIDIVNVRQIQEVFRQFKVIVSQQEEEVEFRLRSKYGLGHGDFAADSEAKAEWRSALHTEEAQDNQEDTGRGDEGDEDLELEEDEEALEGSPPVSPVPDGKKEAKKGDEQLVKERGGSPPPEPGQDESSPLESSTKDVDEEEEGSVQDSDEEVPISSSGEDSQKPGNISSICGL